Within the Leisingera thetidis genome, the region CGGCAATGAGGGGCCGTAACAAGTGCAGGCCCCTGCGCCGGAAGACCGCCGGCACTCTGCCCATGCCAAGCTGCGCCTGTTCTCCTTGGCGCCAGCCGCAGCCGGGCGGCCGCTTGCCGGGAGCAGGCGGCTATCTGACCTGTCATACGCCGTTTTCCGCATGTGTGGCCCGGATCACAGACGCTCACGTCAGTGTTATGTTAAATTTTTTTGCACAGCGCGATGGGCGCTGCAGGAAAGGGGAACAGGTCATGACGACGCGGGTTCTGCGCACAGTGGCTATCTGTGCAATTCTTTCAACGCTTCTGGGGTGCAGCGGAGCGGGCACCTATCCTTTCAGCGGGCAGGCGGCCGCTGCCGGCGACCCGGTGATGCGGATGAACATGATGGCCGGACATGCACTGCCGCCGGGGATGTGATCTGCCGGACGGATCCGTCCAGTGCAGCTGGCGCCCTGGCCGGGGCAGGGCGCCAGAGTGACGTTTTGACGGGGGCCTTAGCAGGCGGCGGTGTAATAGGTGCCGTCGCCACGGGAATAGGCGCACTGCCGGGTCTGGTTGTTTTGCGCAACCATCGTGCCGGCCGCTGCGCCGCCCAGGGCTGCGATCAGGCGCCAGTCGTCATCGGCCTTGAGAGCGTCAGCCGCAATCAGGCCTGCAGCGGCGCCGCCTGCCACGCCGGCAACTGTGCGCTGTTCCGGGGTCAGGTTGGTACAGGCGCCCAGGCCCAATGCGGCGGTGCTTGCAAGGACAGG harbors:
- a CDS encoding glycine zipper 2TM domain-containing protein, giving the protein MNFRWIPVLASTAALGLGACTNLTPEQRTVAGVAGGAAAGLIAADALKADDDWRLIAALGGAAAGTMVAQNNQTRQCAYSRGDGTYYTAAC